The stretch of DNA GCCGGAACAGTGGACGTCGTGGGCATGGTCTGGGCAGCAGAAGGGAGCGTATGGGGCAGCATAAATCCCGGCCCATCGCCGGGGAGCCGCAACTCAGCCGCAGCGTCCTACTGGCGACGGAGTGTACACGTCCCCAGCCGCAGCTCCCTTGCCGCCGCCCGGAGGTCCGCCGGGGTGCGCGCGACGCTCGCCACCGCGAAGGCCTCCTTCAGCCGGGCCGAGACCTCGGGCAGAGGGCCGCTGATCAGGACGCCGGAGAGCGGCGCGCGGGTGCTCCCCAGGGTCACGCAGGCCAGGGCCAGGCCGCCGTTCCCGGCATCGGCGGTGTCCAGGGCGACGAGCGACGGCACCCGCGGGTCGTAGAGCAGGGCGCCGCGGTCGGCGCGGTAGGTCAGCGGTTGGCCCGCCGGGGGCTGGGGTCTCAGACGCAGGACGGTCTGAAACTGCTCGCCGTCGGCCGTCACGCCGTCCAGCCTCCACACCTGACCGGGCTGCACGGGGGAGGCTGGTTGTGAAGCTCCCCCCGAACTCCCCGCCAGGGCAAACGCGAGGGCGAGCAGGAGGGTGGGGGCAGGGGAGCGCATGGCTCAGAGTACGGCGCCCAGGCCCGCCATTCGTGCGCGTCCCTACACCTCACCTCTCCCCTTTCCACTTAACATCGAAAGGGTTACCCATAAAGGAGAGGTGTATGAGCGAGTACCGGCAGGACCTGTTCCGCTACGTGGCCGAGGAGTTCGCCGAGGATTACCGCGAGGGGGAGCTCCCCCGCCGCGAGTTTCTGCGCCGGAGTGTCCTGCTGGGCGGCTCCATCCTGGGGGCGCGGACGCTGCTGGCCTCGCTGGGGGTGCTGGGCGTGAGCGCCGCCGAACTGGCCGAGGCGCAGACGGCCCCGCCGCAGAACGAGCCCGCCCAGAATGTCTATCAGGTCGCGCCCGACGACCCTTCCATCGAGGCGGGGGCCGTCACCTACGAGGCGCTGGGCCGCACCAACTTCGCCTACCTGGCCCGCCCGAAGGGGGTGGCGAGCGCCCCCATCGTGATGGTGATTCATGAGAACCGGGGCCTCCAGCCGCATATTCAGGACGTGACCCGCCGCGTCGCCAAGGCCGGGTACATCGGGCTGGCCCCCGATTTCGTCTCGCCCGAGGGCGGGACGGCGAAGTTCACCGACACCGCCCAGATCTCCGCCTTCATCGCCCGCACCCCGGCCGAGGCCCACGTCGCGCACGGGCTGGAGGCAGTGAAGTTCCTGAAGGCCCAGCCGGGCGCGCAGGCGGAGCGCTTCGGAATGGTCGGTTTTTGCTGGGGCGGCGGCATGACCTGGCGGATGGCGACGCTGCTGCCCGACCTGAAGGCCGCCGTGCCCTTCTACGGCCCGTCGCCGTCCTTCGAGGACATCCCCAAGATCAGGGCGGCGGTGCTGGGCATCTACGGCGGGCTCGACAACCGCATCACCTCGAACGCGGCGGCGACAGACGCGGCCCTCACCGCGGCGGGCG from Deinococcus apachensis DSM 19763 encodes:
- a CDS encoding dienelactone hydrolase family protein, whose protein sequence is MSEYRQDLFRYVAEEFAEDYREGELPRREFLRRSVLLGGSILGARTLLASLGVLGVSAAELAEAQTAPPQNEPAQNVYQVAPDDPSIEAGAVTYEALGRTNFAYLARPKGVASAPIVMVIHENRGLQPHIQDVTRRVAKAGYIGLAPDFVSPEGGTAKFTDTAQISAFIARTPAEAHVAHGLEAVKFLKAQPGAQAERFGMVGFCWGGGMTWRMATLLPDLKAAVPFYGPSPSFEDIPKIRAAVLGIYGGLDNRITSNAAATDAALTAAGVKHQFLIYPGANHAFHNDTGQNYKRDAAENAWATTLVWLGGNL